From Pseudorca crassidens isolate mPseCra1 chromosome 7, mPseCra1.hap1, whole genome shotgun sequence, a single genomic window includes:
- the HINT2 gene encoding adenosine 5'-monophosphoramidase HINT2 isoform X3 translates to MEVNGNINKVRGAAAVTDGNEVAKAQQAAPGGAAPTIFSRILDRSLPADILYEDQQCLVFRDVAPQAPVHFLVIPKKPIPRISQAEEEDQQLLGHLLLVAKKTAKAEGLGDGYRLVINDGKLGAQSVYHLHIHVLGGRQLQWPPG, encoded by the exons ATGGAAGTAAATGGAAACATTAACAAG GTCCGAGGAGCTGCAGCTGTGACTGATGGGAACGAAGTGGCCAAGGCCCAGCAGGCAGCTCCTGGGGGGGCAGCCCCAACCATCTTCTCCCGGATCCTGGATCGAAGCCTCCCAGCTGACATTCTGTATGAGGACCAGCAG TGTCTTGTATTCCGTGATGTGGCCCCTCAGGCTCCTGTGCACTTTCTGGTCATTCCTAAGAAGCCCATTCCTCGCATTAGCCAGGCTGAAGAAGAAGACCAGCAG CTTCTAGGACACCTTCTCCTTGTGGCCAAGAAGACAGCAAAGGCTGAGGGGCTGGGAGATGGATACCGACTTG TGATCAACGATGGGAAGCTGGGTGCACAATCTGTGTATCACCTGCACATTCACGTACTTGGGGGCCGACAGCTCCAGTGGCCTCCAGGTTGA
- the SPAG8 gene encoding LOW QUALITY PROTEIN: sperm-associated antigen 8 (The sequence of the model RefSeq protein was modified relative to this genomic sequence to represent the inferred CDS: inserted 1 base in 1 codon), translating to METAESTEGSQSRCLDVQPSCEGLGSISDPFPSWDGRHRSALEAATAEASAAAAATAAASTIKAAALSTKTPAPCSERSLLMEPSSESLLGERYTGPRFTHKIGHGRLGFEPVSVSHIASNPYTANDLSSSPGLGFSSGPGPGSISGPGSGSGQGPGNGSCRGTGPGPAADSRHRPGSGQGPGFSSSAPSGFIKPRADLLPNYASWSHHSHWEPQKQPWKFLKVSEPGARGLWKPPEVEGTSKVLNETLPRGQCLLYNWEEERATNHLDQVPSMQDGSESFFFRHGHRGLLTLEPQSPMCSSTTQKDSYQPPGNHSQPIRGKREAMLEMFLHHQICKEVQAEQEPTRKDSEVESVTHRDYGKELVQSGPPAPTKPHDYPKEQPETFWLQRAPQLPGVSNIRTLDTPFRKNCSFSTPVPLSLGQPLPYEPENYSHQLGKISSLGCQGGXAGGGGRGRTTPV from the exons ATGGAGACCGCTGAGTCTACCGAGGGATCACAGTCACG atgtttaGATGTACAGCCCAGCTGCGAAGGACTAGGGTCTATTTCGGATCCCTTTCCTTCTTGGGATGGCCGTCATAGGTCAGCCCTGGAAGCTGCAACCGCAGAAGCTTcagcagctgctgcagccactgcAGCCGCCTCCACTATCAAAGCAGCTGCATTATCTACAAAGACCCCAGCGCCCTGCTCTGAACGGAGCCTTCTCATGGAGCCCTCCTCTGAAAGTCTTCTTGGGGAGCGCTACACTGGACCCAGATTTACCCACAAGATAGGCCACGGGAGACTTGGCTTTGAGCCTGTCTCTGTTTCCCATATTGCTTCGAATCCCTATACTGCAAATGACCTTAGCTCTAGCCCTGGTCTTGGCTTCAGCTCTGGCCCTGGTCCTGGCTCCATTTCTGGTCCTGGCAGTGGCTCTGGTCAAGGTCCTGGCAACGGCTCTTGTCGAGGCACGGGTCCTGGTCCTGCCGCTGATTCTAGGCATAGGCCAGGCTCTGGCCAGGGCCCTGGTTTCAGCTCCTCTGCTCCTTCAGGCTTCATAAAACCCAGGGCAGATCTGCTCCCTAATTATGCCTCCTGGAGTCACCACAGCCACTGGGAGCCTCAGAAACAACCCTGGAAATTTTTGAAAGTCTCAGAACCTGGTGCCCGAGGGCTGTGGAAGCCCCCTGAGGTTGAAGGGACAAGTAAGGTTCTCAATGAAACACTGCCACGGGGCCAGTGCCTTCTCTACAACTGGGAGGAGGAG AGAGCCACCAACCACCTGGATCAAGTCCCAAGCATGCAGGATGGCTCTGAGAGTTTCTTTTTCCGACATGGACACCGGGGACTGCTGACCCTGGAGCCACAGTCACCCATGTGCTCCAGCACCACCCAGAAAGATTCATACCAGCCCCCAGGAAACCACTCTCAGCCAATTCGAG GGAAACGTGAAGCCATGCTGGAGATGTTCTTGCACCACCAGATCTG TAAAGAGGTGCAGGCAGAGCAGGAACCCACAAGGAAGGACTCTGAGGTCGAGTCTGTGACACACCGCGACTATGGAAAGGAGCTGGTGCAATCAGGGCCTCCTGCCCCAACAAAG CCTCACGACTACCCTAAGGAACAGCCTGAAACCTTCTGGCTACAGAGGGCACCACAGCTACCG GGTGTCAGTAACATCAGGACTCTGGACACGCCATTCCGGAAGAACTGCAGCTTCTCAACACCAGTGCCTTTGTCTCTAGGGCAGCCCTTGCCCTATGAACCCGAGAATTATTCCCACCAATTGGGAAAAATATCTTCCCTTGGCTGTcagggag gggcaggtggtggagggaggggtagaACTAC
- the HINT2 gene encoding adenosine 5'-monophosphoramidase HINT2 isoform X2, producing MAVATLLAARLCVARWAVAVAVAGPRGAQVRGAAAVTDGNEVAKAQQAAPGGAAPTIFSRILDRSLPADILYEDQQCLVFRDVAPQAPVHFLVIPKKPIPRISQAEEEDQQLLGHLLLVAKKTAKAEGLGDGYRLVINDGKLGAQSVYHLHIHVLGGRQLQWPPG from the exons atggcggtaGCCACGCTGCTGGCCGCCAGGCTCTGCGTTGCGCGCTGGGCGGTGGCGGTAGCGGTAGCGGGGCCGCGGGGGGCACAG GTCCGAGGAGCTGCAGCTGTGACTGATGGGAACGAAGTGGCCAAGGCCCAGCAGGCAGCTCCTGGGGGGGCAGCCCCAACCATCTTCTCCCGGATCCTGGATCGAAGCCTCCCAGCTGACATTCTGTATGAGGACCAGCAG TGTCTTGTATTCCGTGATGTGGCCCCTCAGGCTCCTGTGCACTTTCTGGTCATTCCTAAGAAGCCCATTCCTCGCATTAGCCAGGCTGAAGAAGAAGACCAGCAG CTTCTAGGACACCTTCTCCTTGTGGCCAAGAAGACAGCAAAGGCTGAGGGGCTGGGAGATGGATACCGACTTG TGATCAACGATGGGAAGCTGGGTGCACAATCTGTGTATCACCTGCACATTCACGTACTTGGGGGCCGACAGCTCCAGTGGCCTCCAGGTTGA
- the HINT2 gene encoding adenosine 5'-monophosphoramidase HINT2 isoform X1: MAVATLLAARLCVARWAVAVAVAGPRGAQPRRERNEPAMNDALHRPGHRGRHRVRGAAAVTDGNEVAKAQQAAPGGAAPTIFSRILDRSLPADILYEDQQCLVFRDVAPQAPVHFLVIPKKPIPRISQAEEEDQQLLGHLLLVAKKTAKAEGLGDGYRLVINDGKLGAQSVYHLHIHVLGGRQLQWPPG; the protein is encoded by the exons atggcggtaGCCACGCTGCTGGCCGCCAGGCTCTGCGTTGCGCGCTGGGCGGTGGCGGTAGCGGTAGCGGGGCCGCGGGGGGCACAG CCTCGCCGCGAGAGAAACGAACCGGCGATGAACGACGCCCTGCACAGGCCCGGGCACCGAGGTCGACACAGG GTCCGAGGAGCTGCAGCTGTGACTGATGGGAACGAAGTGGCCAAGGCCCAGCAGGCAGCTCCTGGGGGGGCAGCCCCAACCATCTTCTCCCGGATCCTGGATCGAAGCCTCCCAGCTGACATTCTGTATGAGGACCAGCAG TGTCTTGTATTCCGTGATGTGGCCCCTCAGGCTCCTGTGCACTTTCTGGTCATTCCTAAGAAGCCCATTCCTCGCATTAGCCAGGCTGAAGAAGAAGACCAGCAG CTTCTAGGACACCTTCTCCTTGTGGCCAAGAAGACAGCAAAGGCTGAGGGGCTGGGAGATGGATACCGACTTG TGATCAACGATGGGAAGCTGGGTGCACAATCTGTGTATCACCTGCACATTCACGTACTTGGGGGCCGACAGCTCCAGTGGCCTCCAGGTTGA